A window of the Parambassis ranga chromosome 17, fParRan2.1, whole genome shotgun sequence genome harbors these coding sequences:
- the espnlb gene encoding espin-like protein, with translation MENFKPVKEVLPLPRQQAPLPVTSTSKKPTAGSIQHVQMASSVVTSLNHLRPPERDLTPMSQMKSIRSLRHAGFTAVFTGQTKLDSAEELEELPIMDVILADIDSLVPTHDETGRPIAEWKRQVMVRQLQVRLQDEEEQRRQDMANGFMPVDGWRYSQSYNAVLGPFGELLTEDDLLYLQQQIESVSVQKRCQAYELELTRLTEELRSILPEPIVNISLNKEVLQQMDSEGKMHLVLPVWCSRVSEIVKNLSLLVAKLTQNTETEGDEGGCRIPHIGMASAFSHRLENNSYSKVRREKVEREIQQSGVSVRNLRSNFEGQIGNIYPFAGVVKGVQNQRLVGGSGGNNHSAGRGDDRKRLPVMETTSLRKERIVVLFLSHWKKSAYAISLRAARQRQAQGATPGRAAAAQPQQKITSMFQFCQQRGAVDKMLNSWRNKLELKDSQKSCPDPSHIQAPQVTYSPEQFLPDVDGVAVSHDSLTLDLFMLGYFHILEQELPPEERKMRHLLCFEVFDHVGRFPWERVRDFHKAVLQDIGAGRRQWSDGFEDIKIQFFGDSRPCRCPSSSPSLLPDSKLVPKVIIQNATPDKSGRDTDFSCFNNEDICKYIDRSFAFWKEKEAELFDFHH, from the exons ATGGAGAACTTCAAG CCAGTGAAGGAGGTGCTCCCCCTGCCTCGCCAACAAGCCCCACTTCCTGTGACCTCCACTTCAAAAAAACCCACCGCAGGCTCTATTCAGCACGTACAGATGGCCTCCTCAG tggtgACATCACTCAATCATCTTAGGCCTCCAGAGAGAGACCTCACACCGATGTCTCAGATGAAGTCTATTAGGTCTCTGAGGCACGCTGGCTTCACTGCAGTCTTCACAGGACAAACG AAGCTTGACAGTgctgaggagctggaggagttACCCATCATGGATGTGATCCTGGCTGACATTGACTCCTTGGTGCCCACTCATGATGAAACCGGCCGGCCCATTGCAGAGTGGAAACGCCAGGTGATGGTGCggcagctgcaggtcagactgcaggacgaggaggagcagaggagacag GACATGGCTAATGGCTTCATGCCGGTGGATGGCTGGAGGTACTCCCAGTCATACAACGCAGTGTTGGGGCCCTTCGGTGAGCTCCTTACAGAGGATGACCTGCtgtacctgcagcagcagattgaGTCTGTTTCCGTGCAGAAACGTTGCCAGGCCTATGAGTTGGAGCTGACCAGACTTACTGAAGAACTCAGGTCTATTTTACCTGAACCCATCGTCAACATTTCACTCAACAAAGAGGTTTTACAGCAGATGGACTCAGAGGGGAAAATGCACCTGGTGTTACCGGTCTGGTGCAGTCGAGTCTCAGAGATTGTTAAGAATTTGTCTCTGCTGGTGGCCAAGTTGActcaaaacacagaaacagagg GGGATGAAGG TGGATGTAGGATACCACACATAGGCATGGCTTCTGCTTTTAGCCATCGTCTGGAGAACAACAGCTACAGCAAGGTACGGAGGGAGAAGGTGGAGAGGGAGATCCAGCAGTCTGGGGTGTCAGTGAGAAACCTCAGATCCAATTTTGAGGGTCAGATTGGTAACATTTATCCTTTTGCTGGGGTGGTAAAAGGAGTACAAAACCAGAGACTTGTTGGAGGCTCGGGAGGAAACAATCACAGTGCCGGTAGAGGTGATGATAGAAAACGTCTTCCTGTTATGGAGACTACCAGCTTAAGAAAGGAGAGAATAGTGGTGCTTTTCCTGAGCCACTGGAAGAAGTCTGCATATGCTATTTCACTGAGAGCAGCAAGGCAGAGGCAGGCACAGGGTGCCACACCAGGCAgagcggcagcagcacagccacaGCAGAAAATCACCTCCATGTTTCAGTTCTGCCAGCAACGAGGTGCTGTGGACAAAATGCTGAACTCCTGGAGGAATAAACTAGAATTGAAAGACTCTCAAAAGTCCTGCCCTGACCCCTCACACATTCAGGCCCCTCAGGTAACCTACTCCCCAGAGCAATTCCTGCCAGATGTGGATGGTGTCGCAGTGAGCCACGACAGCTTGACCCTTGACCTTTTTATGCTGGGTTACTTCCACATCTTAGAGCAGGAACTTCcaccagaggagaggaagatgaggcaTCTGCTCTGCTTCGAAGTCTTCGACCATGTCGGCAGATTCCCCTGGGAAAGGGTGCGGGACTTCCACAAGGCTGTCCTGCAGGATATCGGGGCTGGGAGGCGACAGTGGAGCGACGGCTTTGAGGACATCAAAATCCAATTCTTTGGTGACTCAAGACCCTGCCGCTGcccttcatcatcaccatcactgcTGCCAGATTCCAAATTAGTACCTAAGGTAATCATTCAGAACGCCACCCCAGATAAGAGCGGCAGGGACACAGACTTCTCCTGTTTCAACAATGAAGATATTTGTAAGTATATTGATCGCAGTTTTGCTTTctggaaggagaaggaggcagagctgtTTGATTTTCATCATTAG